The Erinaceus europaeus unplaced genomic scaffold, mEriEur2.1 scaffold_370, whole genome shotgun sequence genome includes the window GGCGACGCGGACACGGCCTTGGGCGCCAGCTGGTCTTCCCCGTCGCCCTCGCCTTCGCCGtcgtcctcgtcctcgtcctcgtccAGCGCCCCGAACTTGTCCCGGCAGCTGGCCCCCGCCCCGCACATCCCGGGCCCAGCGCCGCAGGGCAGCTTCTCGGCGTCCGAGTCGGCCGAGTGGTCAGTGAGCGAGTCCACGTGCAGGCTGATCCCTGCGGGAGGGCGGGGGCGGGCGGGTGGCGGCCTGAGACCCGGGTGGCCACTAGCGCCCCCATCCCTGCACGACGCAAGTGACCCGGGGGCCGCCCCTGCCTGCGAGAAGGTCCCGCGCCCCGCTCTGCGCCCTGCCTGGGGACCTGGCCCGGCGCCCCCGACCCCTGGCTCTGCATCCCCAGCCCTGCACCCCGCCTGAGGAGAAGGCCCGGAACCAAGCCCCTGGCCCTGCGTCCCCGCCCCATGCTCCCAACCCTGGCCCCAagccccgcgccccccgccccgcGCGCCTCGTACCCCGCACCCCGCTCTCCCAGCCGGAAGCCCTGGCGCTGCACCCCCAGCCCTGGGCCCGGCCTGGAGAGAAGGCCCCGCCACTCCGACTCCCGGCCCCAGGGGGTCCCTTCGTCCCAGCCCGGCCACTCGCGCCCCGTCTGTGGAGGAGGCCCTGCGCCTGGCGCCCCAGCCCCGCGCCCCTAAAGCCTGACCCCGCACCACCAGCCCCACGCCCCGCCTGGGGAGAAAGCCCCATGCCCTGCGCCCCCGCTTCCGGAGAAGGCCCCACGCCGGGCGCCCGCGGCCCCAAGCCCTGTCCCCCCAACTCCGGGCCGGGCCGCGGCTCCCGCACCGCCTGGCAGAGagcccgccccacccccacccctggctccAGGCCCGGCGCCCGCTCACCCTCGTCCTCCGCAGACGTCTCGGCGCCCTCCTGCGCCCGCCCCGGGCTGCCCTTGCCGCGGGCCGCGtcgtcctcgtcctcgtcctcgcTCTTGCTGCGCGGGGCCCAGGTCACCTTGTTCTCCTTCTTGAGGCGCCGGCGCGCGTTGGCGAACCAGGTGGACACCTGCGTGAGGGTCATCTTGGTGATGATGGCCAGCATGATCTTCTCGCCCTTGGTGGGGTAGGGGTTCTTGCGGTGCTCGTTGAGCCAGGCCTTGAGCGTGGCCGTGGCGTCGCGGGTGGCGTTCTTGCGGTACGCGGGGTCGTTGAGCTGGTAGGGGTAGGCCGCGCCGCCGTATGGGTGGTAGCCGAGCGCGCCGGGCATGCCCGGGCCGTGCGCCTCGTAGGGCGCGCCCTGCAACCGCACAGGAGGCTGAGCGCCAGGAGCCCTGCGTCCTCCAGCTCCACGGCCCCCACTTCCCGGCACCGGGGGCTGCCTGTCCCCGCGCCCGAGCGTCCCGGCACAGCCCCCTCGCTTCCCTGCCACTTGGCAGAGACCTCTGGTCCCTGCGGCCTGGCGCCCGGAgccgcccccacctccaccccccccccccgcccttatttggttaaaagaaaaagaagaaggaaaaaaaaaaaaaagccacgggAACCCCGCGCCGCTATTCACCGCTGCAAAGCTCCGCAAATCCAATTTGCAACTCTGAAGCCAGGCACCGTTTCGAATTCTTCAAATGCGCCGTAATTAGCATTTTAATTCAGCCTTTAAGGTTTAAATTCGCTGCGCGGGCAGCCTCCGCCCGGGCTGCTCCGCTCCCCCGCCGGACTCTGGGATCCCACCCCTGGCGCCCCGCTCGCCCGAACCCGAGTCTCCGCCCGGCCCGCCAGACCCGTCACAGGGCCGCCTGAGTCCCGGGCCCAGCAGGGAGGACAGGGTGCGCTCCACGCCACCCCGCGCTCTGACCCGCGCCGGCCGCGGGGAGCAGCTGCCCGGCCCGCCGCCTGCCCCGGGTGAGCCCGGCCGCCGCCACAGGCCCAAGCTCCGCTGCTGTACATCCCGGCTCCCGAGCTGCCGCCGCCCCTAGCTGCCCGCCCGGCCTTCCCGCTGCCCGCAACGAGTGGCCATCGGCGCCCTGGTTCGCCCAGCTCCGGCCCCAGGCGCCCTGGGGGGACCCCGCGCCCCCCCCCGCCCGCtgcggtgccccccccccccgcgctccACACCAGTGATCCCGGGTCCTGCGCTCTCTCCCAGGGGCTTCCCAGCTCCGCCGCCTGGGCTCTGCGCCCCCCGCGCTCCCAGCCACAATCTGGGGTGCCCTCTGCCGCCCAGGTTCTGAGCCCAGGGCCGCGGTGGGGAGTCCcgcgcccccccaccccaatatcCAGGTAGACCCCCGCGCTCCACTCCAGCGATCCCGGCTCCCGCGCTCCGGCGAGGTCCGCAGCTCAGCCCCGGCCCTGCACCCGAGCTCCCTCCCTGAGACCCCCAGCCACGACTGGGGCCCCTTCCCGTGCCGCCCGGCCAGCACTGCCTCCCCCCTCACTCCAACGGTCCCGGTGCCCAGGTCCTCTGCTCCGGCGGAGCCCCTCCCGGGAGGGGGCTGCACCCCTGGCCACGATCGGCTctccagcccctgcaccccaacGACCCCTTGCTCCGGTGGGGGTTCCGCGCCCTGGGGCAGCCCGGCGCCCCCTGCCACGATCCCCTCCGCCCCACGGATCCCGGGTCCTGCGCTCCGGCGGGGTCCCCACCTCGGCCGCCTCGGCCCCGCGCCCCGGGGAAACCCCGTGCTCCCCAGCGGCGCCCCTGGCCCCTCCGCGCCCCAGGCCCCCGGCCGCCCCCGGCCCGCGCCCCTCACCATGTAGGACGGGAAGCCGGCGGCCGCGTCCGGGTAGTGCAACGGGCTGCCGAAGCCGGGCGCAGCCTGCGCCGTGAAGGCCGCCGAGCCGGGGTAGGGGCTGAAGGCCGAGCCCGCCGCCGAGCGCGTCAGCTCCTCGCTGCGCGGGGCCGCCAGGGCCGGGGCGCCGTAGGCCGGGCAGGAGTACAGGGCCAGCGAGCCGGGCGCCTGGTACAGGTAGCCCTGCGGGTAGGACATGGCGCCAGCCCGTCACGCCGAGACCCCCATCCAGCCCTGCAGGGGCGCGGGGCGAGGGCAGGGGTCCGGGGTCCGAGGGCGCAGGCCGGGGGGCTGGGGCTTGGGGGACGCGGGGCCAGGACTCGGGGCTGGAGCCGGGCGGCTGGGGCTTGGCGGCGGGGCTGGGGCTCGTGGGTCCGGGGCTCGGGTGTCGGGGGCCCGGGCCGGGGGcgcaggctgggggctgggccgggggccggggggccGGGGGCGCAGCCGCGCGCCGGGCCGGCGGTCGGGCAGTGGGGGAGCCGCGGCCGGAGTTGGGGAAGGCGCGCGGAGTTTGCGGGACATTGGCACCCGCCGCTGTCCGTCACGCGCTCATCTGCATGCTCGGGGACCCGCCCCGCcgccagggaggaggaggagggagcagggagcagggaggaggcgggaggaggagcaggaggaggaggagaggagcgcCGGGCTTTTGTGGCTCAAACGCCGGGCTCGCCGCCCCGCTGACAGGCTGGCGGGGCTACCCCCTGGCTACCGGCACCCCAGGCCCgtgccctgccccccaccccgggcGCCCCGTCTGCCTGTGACCATTTGGGGACTCCAGGGCCGCCCCCACTCGTGGCTGGTCCGGTGATGCCCCCCAGGCCGGTGGCCACCGCCTAGCGACTGTCCTGGGCTGGCAGGCTCCGGCCTCTCCTGCCGGCGAGTGTCCCCGATCATCAGTCTTGGCCAGGCGGGTCTCCCCGGCTGCCCCCACCCTGGCTGCTCAGTCCCGCTCCCGGGCGGACAGTTTCGTTTTCTTTCTGTAAGTTGCTGCGTCCCTGGATTCCAGTCGGAGCCAGGAGACTCGCCTGCCGGCCACGGATCCTACAGGAGCCTCAGGGACACACGGGAGGGTGACAGCTCAGCAGGCTGGTGGCCGGCAGGTAACTCGGGGTGCCGGAAAGAAGTCCTGGgcaccctggctccccagcccCTATCCCCATGGCATCCCTGCTCAAGGAGGCCAGGCTGTGACACCCGCCGCCATTGGAGGGCGCCCAAGGACTCTAGGCGGAGCTGGGAGAGGCAGGTCCACTCGCCTCGGTCAACAGGTACCTGGAGGGGGCTGACCTGTAGGGGAACTTGGGGGAGGGTCCAGCCTGCTCTCTCCCGGCCAGCCCCGGTGTCCTCCACAGCTGGCCCAGAGTCTGTTGCCGCTTTGCGAAGaattggggagctggagctctgaGGACTCCAGGCCTGAGGGGCTCCCCAGCACCCCAACCAGCTGGTGGTCTGGGCCTGCACAGCTCAGTCCCCCGAAACCTCAGCCCTCCCCCACTCCACACACCCACCTCGGAACCCCCAGACCCATCCCAGACACACCTGTGCTCCCCAGCTCCTGGGGCCCCTCACTCACTTCTGGGGGGTCCCTTCTATCAATTAGAGCTCGTGGGGGGCCCGGGGGAGTTAAGGGGGGTATGGTCTCTGGGGCTAGGCCTGGCTGAAGGGAGGACCCTGATGGAGCCAGGGCTGTGGGTGACACAGGGTAGTCACACCACTTGGACAGTCCTCAGACCACAGTGCTGGGTCCTGTTTTTCTTCTTGGGAGGGGCAAGggctcaaatttattttttaatccatgGTGAGGGTCCTGCCATTGTCCCACTGCCCAAGTCCTGATCCTGAGGCTCCTTCCCCTCTGCATCGGGTCTGACCTCCCCTCCCGGGGGCTAGGAGCCCACCCTTCAGCTTTGGTCTTGATGGGGCCACAGAGGGAGACTGTGATATTGCTTTTGGGAAAGTcgatctggggtgggggggcttcatCTGGGACCTGGGGCTGGATTCCAGGACCTGCTGGGGAggctctgggaggtgggggggggtcctgGGGTGTGCCTGGGCACCCAGCTTGGTGCTGGGGGCCGCgcaggggctggggctcaaaGGGCCTGGAGGTTGAGGGGCATGGTGCAGGGGTGGGGTCTTCAGGGGCAGAGTCTCAGAGGCTGGGGGGActagggggctggggactgagggGCATGGCGCAGGGGTAGGGTCTTCAGGGGCAGAGTCTCAGGAGCTGGGGGGactagggggctgggggctgaggggcaTGGCGCAGGGGTGGGGTCTTCAGGGGCAGTCTCAGGGGCTGGGGTactagggggctgggggctgaggggcaTGGCTCAGGGTGGGGTCTTCAGGGGCAGAGTTTCAGGGGCTGAAGTTCAGGAGGCCCAGTGGcacaggggctggggaggagtGCTGGACAGGCCTCTGTAAAGTGGGGTCACCTGTTAGGGCCTGTGAGGACTGAGGTCCTCTCTCCTCAGGTACCTCCGTCTTCTGTTCCCCATCTTGTCCACCATCCCTGTGTCCCTCATGCCTCATCCCCCTGTCCCCCgtctgtctccctgccctcccaGAACCACTAGGGGCTAAAGGGCTGGATGGCTCAGTGGGTGAACAGAACAGGGTGGCTACAGCCCTGTTTGCCTGAGCAGTACCAGCCGAGGCTGCAGCGGGTGTGGGCGGTGGGGGGCGCTGTGGGCGCGCTGGTCAGCCACGTCCCCTGCCTCAACCCTGCTGTCCCTGTGGTGCTGGGCCCTGGCGCCTCCTTCCCGGCTGGGTATCTGAGTCCAGACGCCGCCCCCCACGGGCCCCCTGGACCCCCAAAGCCCCAAAGCCGGGGCGCGGACTGGGCGCCGCCCCCTCCTGGAGGCTCGGGCTGTCTGGTGGTGCGTGTCCCCCAAAGGCGAAGGGGGCATCCGGGTTCCCGTGTCCCAAACCCCCCACCCAGGGAAATTTTTTTGCGATTACTATTATTAGTATTGTCATCATCATTTTCTGATGGAAATCCCTCCTGATAGCTACACCGAGCTGGAGCTGAAGTGGGTCCCGAGGCTGGAAAGACTCAAGGCCACAGTGCTGGTCGCATGGGACACCGGACAAGGCGGGTCCTGGCGCCCCTGTGCCCCTGATCCTCAAGCCTTGCGCCCCAGCCCCGGGGCCCCTATCCCCGCATCTGGCCCAGCTGGGCAGGGACCCTCGGGCGGGACACACGAATCCAGCTTGCGGTGCGTTTTCCCCGCCACAGAGGGGCTCCCCGACTGGCCCCTGCCTGCCGCGCTCCACACCTCCGGACCGCCcggcccctcacccaccccaccgCCCGGCTTCCAGGGGGTGTCTTCCTGCACTGCAGAGGCCGCTGCTGTGGGCTTCTGGCTCCCACCCCGTCCTGCCCCGAAAGGACTCTGACCCGGGGCCCCTCCCCACTGGGGCCCTCAGACCTTGAGCCCTGCCCTCTGCCTTGGCGCCCCGCTATGCTCTGGAGACTAGGACCCGGTGTCCTGGCCTCTCCCTTTGCTTCTCTCCACCACAGGCCCTGTCCTCCCCCAAGCTCCCCAGGGGCCCGGGGCGCTGGggagaggaggtggggggagcCTGGACGTCCCTGGGCAGCAGGGAGACCCCCCACTCCAGGGCACGGGCTGAGCTCCGGGGAGGATGGAGCCGGTGGAGGACATTCGCTTCTGGCGCAACGGAGACCTGAGAGCCCGAGATCATTGTGAGGGCC containing:
- the IRX2 gene encoding iroquois-class homeodomain protein IRX-2 isoform X1 — encoded protein: MSYPQGYLYQAPGSLALYSCPAYGAPALAAPRSEELTRSAAGSAFSPYPGSAAFTAQAAPGFGSPLHYPDAAAGFPSYMGAPYEAHGPGMPGALGYHPYGGAAYPYQLNDPAYRKNATRDATATLKAWLNEHRKNPYPTKGEKIMLAIITKMTLTQVSTWFANARRRLKKENKVTWAPRSKSEDEDEDDAARGKGSPGRAQEGAETSAEDEGISLHVDSLTDHSADSDAEKLPCGAGPGMCGAGASCRDKFGALDEDEDEDDGEGEGDGEDQLAPKAVSASPLTGVEAPRLSAPPEPVPRACETPPDTRTSPVAAPAGKPKLWSLAEIATSDLKLQRGPGPAPPAPPTAPGASPYPGAAPLLGRPLYYTAPFYGNYSGYGNLNAALQGPGLLRYSPAAPGEALHAAPKAAASDAGKVGAHPPEPHYRAPAAAYEPRKGGCLAEGSPGCALGRRQDPSGQNQRPEC
- the IRX2 gene encoding iroquois-class homeodomain protein IRX-2 isoform X3, whose translation is MSYPQGYLYQAPGSLALYSCPAYGAPALAAPRSEELTRSAAGSAFSPYPGSAAFTAQAAPGFGSPLHYPDAAAGFPSYMVSTWFANARRRLKKENKVTWAPRSKSEDEDEDDAARGKGSPGRAQEGAETSAEDEGISLHVDSLTDHSADSDAEKLPCGAGPGMCGAGASCRDKFGALDEDEDEDDGEGEGDGEDQLAPKAVSASPLTGVEAPRLSAPPEPVPRACETPPDTRTSPVAAPAGKPKLWSLAEIATSDLKLQRGPGPAPPAPPTAPGASPYPGAAPLLGRPLYYTAPFYGNYSGYGNLNAALQGPGLLRYSPAAPGEALHAAPKAAASDAGKVGAHPPEPHYRAPAAAYEPRKGGCLAEGSPGCALGRRQDPSGQNQRPEC
- the IRX2 gene encoding iroquois-class homeodomain protein IRX-2 isoform X4, whose translation is MPGALGYHPYGGAAYPYQLNDPAYRKNATRDATATLKAWLNEHRKNPYPTKGEKIMLAIITKMTLTQVSTWFANARRRLKKENKVTWAPRSKSEDEDEDDAARGKGSPGRAQEGAETSAEDEGISLHVDSLTDHSADSDAEKLPCGAGPGMCGAGASCRDKFGALDEDEDEDDGEGEGDGEDQLAPKAVSASPLTGVEAPRLSAPPEPVPRACETPPDTRTSPVAAPAGKPKLWSLAEIATSDLKLQRGPGPAPPAPPTAPGASPYPGAAPLLGRPLYYTAPFYGNYSGYGNLNAALQGPGLLRYSPAAPGEALHAAPKAAASDAGKVGAHPPEPHYRAPAAAYEPRKGGCLAEGSPGCALGRRQDPSGQNQRPEC
- the IRX2 gene encoding iroquois-class homeodomain protein IRX-2 isoform X2, whose amino-acid sequence is MSYPQGYLYQAPGSLALYSCPAYGAPALAAPRSEELTRSAAGSAFSPYPGSAAFTAQAAPGFGSPLHYPDAAAGFPSYMGAPYEAHGPGMPGALGYHPYGGAAYPYQLNDPAYRKNATRDATATLKAWLNEHRKNPYPTKGEKIMLAIITKMTLTQVSTWFANARRRLKKENKVTWAPRSKSEDEDEDDAARGKGSPGRAQEGAETSAEDEGISLHVDSLTDHSADSDAEKLPCGAGPGMCGAGASCRDKFGALDEDEDEDDGEGEGDGEDQLAPKAVSASPLTGVEAPRLSAPPEPVPRACETPPDTRTSPVAAPAGKPKLWSLAEIATSDLKLQRGPGPAPPAPPTAPGASPYPGAAPLLGRPLYYTAPFYGNYSGYGNLNAALQGPGLLRYSPAAPGEALHAAPKAAASDAGKVGAHPPEPHYRAPAAAYEPRKDSSEGTVAGGIQPYL